The Desulfomicrobium orale DSM 12838 genome includes a window with the following:
- a CDS encoding ferredoxin yields MSIVIDHEECIGCETCVELCPEVFSMIPEEEKAMVTAPDSTAECVQDAIDACPVTAISR; encoded by the coding sequence ATGTCCATAGTCATCGATCACGAGGAATGTATTGGCTGTGAAACTTGTGTTGAGCTCTGTCCCGAGGTCTTCTCCATGATCCCGGAGGAGGAGAAGGCCATGGTCACGGCTCCGGACTCCACGGCAGAGTGTGTGCAAGACGCTATTGATGCCTGCCCCGTAACGGCCATCAGCAGGTAG
- a CDS encoding OmpA/MotB family protein: MHEPTPDTIRDAHARLHPSPQAENPSARRLSGMELTLGSPLASQYLDVFNREMKPRSANWAIWWSDLMMTMFIMFAALYAFQIPVSRAVPSPSEPMPVVVRPRPDDAGSILARVHDQIRDVIQREGLGDSVIARLTPGKSLRVTLAGDAFFISGSATLRPEGKNALVPLARILRGAPHSLAVSGHASAGESLPDGSGPWTLSTARSGEVAKFLIRDGVSSDRVSLAGYGDQRPLRKDMAASARNRRVDLVLSMDNPTEPVSEIAQSGSGFRSWVAEKEPAGSR; this comes from the coding sequence ATGCACGAGCCCACACCCGATACCATTCGCGACGCCCACGCGCGGCTGCACCCATCCCCGCAGGCGGAGAACCCTTCCGCGCGGCGTCTCTCCGGCATGGAGCTGACGCTTGGGAGTCCCCTGGCCAGTCAATACCTTGACGTCTTCAACAGGGAAATGAAGCCCAGATCCGCCAACTGGGCCATCTGGTGGTCCGACCTGATGATGACCATGTTCATCATGTTCGCGGCCCTGTATGCCTTCCAGATACCGGTCAGCCGGGCAGTACCCTCTCCGTCCGAGCCCATGCCCGTGGTGGTCAGACCCAGACCCGACGACGCGGGCTCCATCCTGGCCCGCGTCCATGACCAGATACGCGACGTGATCCAGCGAGAGGGTCTCGGCGACAGCGTGATCGCGCGGCTGACCCCGGGCAAGAGCCTGCGGGTGACGCTTGCGGGAGACGCCTTCTTCATCTCCGGCTCGGCGACCCTGCGGCCGGAGGGAAAAAACGCTCTGGTTCCCCTCGCCCGGATCCTGCGCGGAGCTCCGCATTCACTGGCCGTGTCCGGACACGCTTCGGCCGGGGAATCCCTGCCGGACGGCTCCGGACCGTGGACTCTTTCCACGGCCCGGTCCGGGGAAGTGGCGAAATTCCTGATCCGGGACGGCGTGTCTTCCGACCGTGTCAGCCTGGCCGGTTACGGCGACCAGCGCCCTCTCCGGAAAGACATGGCGGCCAGCGCCCGGAACAGACGGGTGGATCTGGTTCTGAGCATGGACAATCCCACCGAACCGGTATCGGAAATCGCCCAGAGCGGAAGCGGATTCAGAAGCTGGGTGGCGGAAAAGGAACCTGCCGGCTCCAGATGA
- a CDS encoding motility protein A: MDWKSRIGLLLCALIFAAGFAGSGDMSRYFNAAGLLVVLGGSFGAAIASFRMQRLSYVWKVLRNSYRAKMKEPAEIVEILVDLSVKSRIRGLHTLAEDERETSIMFLRRALGFVVDNYSQEQTADILHTEMFFFKQRRDESERVLRIMADICPAIGLAGSVIGLIGMLSGVNDTSVVVSTIPIALTSTLYGVILANFILLPMAARVREVTDHELLLQKIIIEGIRAIQSELNPRVLEVKLKSFLTPSAREGQLVSLARIKERFGLHGQEPAGAGQKSAAAPREEQEAVPVSELMKEKQPETRKAG, encoded by the coding sequence ATGGACTGGAAATCACGGATCGGGCTGTTGCTGTGCGCCCTGATTTTCGCGGCGGGCTTTGCCGGCAGCGGAGATATGAGCAGATATTTCAACGCGGCGGGGCTGCTGGTGGTCCTCGGCGGCAGTTTCGGCGCGGCCATCGCCAGCTTCCGCATGCAGCGGCTGTCGTACGTGTGGAAGGTGCTGCGCAACTCGTACCGCGCGAAGATGAAGGAGCCGGCGGAAATCGTGGAAATTCTGGTGGATCTTTCGGTCAAGAGCCGCATCCGGGGCCTGCACACCCTGGCCGAGGACGAACGGGAGACATCCATCATGTTCCTGCGCCGTGCCCTGGGGTTCGTGGTGGACAACTACTCCCAGGAGCAGACCGCCGACATTCTGCACACGGAGATGTTCTTCTTCAAACAGCGCCGGGACGAATCCGAACGCGTGCTGCGGATCATGGCCGACATCTGTCCGGCCATCGGCCTGGCCGGAAGCGTCATCGGCCTGATCGGCATGCTGTCCGGAGTGAACGACACGTCCGTAGTGGTTTCCACCATCCCCATCGCCCTGACCTCCACCCTGTACGGAGTGATTCTGGCCAACTTCATCCTGCTGCCCATGGCCGCCCGCGTGCGCGAGGTCACGGACCATGAACTCCTGCTGCAGAAAATCATCATCGAAGGCATCCGCGCCATCCAGAGCGAGCTGAATCCGCGCGTGCTGGAAGTGAAGCTCAAGTCTTTTCTCACGCCCTCGGCGCGGGAAGGCCAGCTGGTTTCCCTGGCCCGGATCAAGGAACGTTTCGGCCTGCATGGGCAGGAACCCGCCGGGGCCGGTCAAAAATCCGCCGCGGCCCCCCGCGAGGAACAGGAGGCCGTGCCCGTTTCAGAGCTCATGAAGGAAAAACAACCGGAAACACGAAAGGCCGGGTAA
- a CDS encoding class I fructose-bisphosphate aldolase → MIGHLRKAARLFHPESRRTVILPLDHGLSEGSIAGLEDPGEVLRAARALPIQAVVLHKGMTMAHGGEVRLDQSLVVHLSAGTRHGLPPYSKALVCSVPEALRLGADMVSMHINIGNDLEDRMLADLGACVEDAHQLGLPLLAMIYARGGQIVNETDPVLVAHSIRIGAELGADVIKVPYCGNPQSFSRAVSACPAPVVVSGGPRNGDFRVFVRALREALDAGAAGVCVGRNAFQQENPAKAMQEICALVHGGTA, encoded by the coding sequence ATGATCGGACATTTGCGCAAGGCCGCCCGCCTTTTTCACCCCGAATCCAGACGGACGGTCATTCTGCCGCTGGATCACGGCCTTTCGGAGGGCAGCATCGCCGGATTGGAAGATCCCGGCGAGGTGCTGCGGGCCGCGCGCGCCCTGCCCATCCAGGCGGTGGTGCTGCACAAGGGCATGACCATGGCGCACGGCGGGGAAGTGCGGCTGGATCAGTCGCTGGTGGTGCATCTCTCGGCGGGTACCCGCCACGGCCTGCCGCCGTACAGCAAGGCTCTGGTCTGCTCCGTGCCCGAGGCGCTGCGGCTGGGCGCGGACATGGTGTCCATGCACATCAATATCGGCAACGACCTCGAAGACCGCATGCTTGCGGATCTGGGAGCGTGCGTGGAGGACGCGCATCAGCTGGGTCTGCCGCTGCTGGCCATGATTTACGCCCGCGGCGGACAGATCGTGAACGAGACGGATCCGGTCCTGGTGGCGCACAGCATCCGCATCGGCGCGGAGCTGGGGGCCGATGTGATCAAGGTGCCCTACTGCGGCAATCCTCAGAGTTTCAGCCGGGCCGTGTCGGCCTGCCCGGCTCCGGTGGTGGTCAGCGGAGGGCCGCGGAACGGGGATTTCCGTGTTTTTGTCCGCGCCCTGCGGGAGGCTCTGGACGCGGGCGCGGCGGGCGTATGCGTGGGGCGCAACGCGTTTCAGCAGGAGAATCCGGCCAAGGCCATGCAGGAGATATGCGCCCTGGTGCACGGCGGGACGGCATAA
- a CDS encoding RluA family pseudouridine synthase, with product MERIRTQVRVVEVGPEEDGRKLLSFLEARLGRLPSGLYMRLVRSGQIRLDGRRCKPFDRVQAGQKVRIPPVEVERKEEALPRGSLSIVHEDGDMLVIDKPAGLPVHPGTGWTDSVHGRLDAWQPRPIPVHRLDRDTSGLLLCAKTHRFLRSMHSVWHTVTKAYVCWVEGLWPHGSWHTVISELGKTGTPRGERMCSGHGRRAVSHVHPLRKKDGRTLLVVVLGTGRTHQIRVHLADSGHPIVGDAKYGRGQGLLLHAAALRWPGHSFSALPEWPGPFAPERGCEEEIFSLLAENFPGREDI from the coding sequence ATGGAACGGATCAGAACCCAGGTGCGGGTGGTGGAGGTCGGCCCCGAGGAGGACGGGCGCAAGCTGCTCTCCTTTCTGGAAGCCCGCCTGGGGCGCCTGCCTTCGGGCCTGTACATGCGCTTGGTGCGAAGCGGCCAGATTCGCCTGGACGGCCGCCGCTGCAAGCCCTTTGACCGCGTTCAGGCCGGGCAGAAGGTGCGCATCCCGCCGGTGGAGGTGGAGCGGAAAGAAGAAGCCCTGCCACGGGGCAGCCTTTCCATTGTCCATGAGGACGGCGACATGCTGGTGATCGACAAGCCCGCGGGGCTTCCCGTGCATCCCGGAACGGGCTGGACGGACTCCGTGCACGGCCGGCTGGATGCCTGGCAGCCCCGCCCCATCCCCGTGCACCGGCTGGACCGGGATACCTCCGGCCTGCTGCTGTGCGCCAAAACCCACAGGTTTCTGCGGTCCATGCACTCCGTCTGGCATACGGTGACCAAGGCGTACGTCTGCTGGGTGGAAGGGCTTTGGCCGCACGGCTCCTGGCATACCGTGATTTCGGAGCTGGGCAAGACCGGCACGCCGCGCGGCGAGCGGATGTGCAGCGGCCATGGCAGGCGGGCTGTTTCCCACGTCCATCCGCTGCGGAAAAAGGACGGCAGGACATTGCTCGTGGTGGTGCTGGGAACGGGACGGACCCATCAGATCCGGGTGCACTTGGCGGACAGCGGACACCCCATCGTAGGCGACGCCAAATACGGACGCGGCCAGGGGCTTCTGCTGCATGCGGCGGCGCTGCGCTGGCCAGGGCACTCCTTTTCGGCGCTGCCCGAATGGCCCGGCCCCTTCGCGCCGGAACGAGGCTGCGAGGAAGAAATCTTCAGTCTGCTGGCGGAAAATTTTCCCGGACGAGAGGACATATGA
- a CDS encoding ArnT family glycosyltransferase, translating to MTEHRMRSVYWCAALLLVAATTLVRCWFIGSGQLGLSPDEAQYWDWSRTPQWSYYSKGPLIAFINMAGTALFGPTETGVRAGAVFGSAVMQLAVLGWVGLYMGRIRTAFWTLFALNTTPLFAAGSVLMTTDNPLLTCWIAAMVCFHLAVDKGWRAAFVLLAVFLAVGITAKYTMLLFIPLALGAGWWIGRKQELPDGFRPRLGKALGAGGLAGFLPIAVWNAGNGWAGIKHVLYRGGMAGEKARVLFDPENFFEYLGGQLGVITPWWLAFLLLGAWLTGRKIFSGATGECGLSRSTAIILTVFFWPVWLFFLLWSLHTKIEANWSAAAYPAGMILAGLAVERFMARNAGRRRVFVWPALGVLVFLGLHLPGYIPWDGPKNPVHRLLGWEELGSAVAKMQEELGGPAFALSDEYGVTAELSFYVPGQKRAFCAAGSRKMNQYDFWSGPGAEQTNAVLVIKGRKPTVPDSVRSMFASVGEPVMLTTTQGPRQGQTFLLFPCRGYTGQWARQEGKTF from the coding sequence ATGACGGAACATCGCATGCGGAGCGTTTACTGGTGCGCGGCCCTGCTCCTTGTGGCCGCAACCACCCTGGTCAGATGCTGGTTCATAGGTTCGGGTCAGCTGGGGCTTTCTCCGGACGAGGCGCAGTACTGGGACTGGAGCCGGACGCCGCAGTGGTCCTACTACTCCAAAGGTCCGCTCATCGCCTTCATCAACATGGCGGGCACGGCTCTTTTCGGCCCCACGGAGACCGGCGTGCGGGCCGGGGCCGTGTTCGGATCGGCTGTCATGCAGCTGGCCGTGCTGGGCTGGGTCGGTCTGTACATGGGCCGTATCCGCACGGCTTTCTGGACGCTTTTCGCCCTCAACACCACCCCTCTCTTCGCGGCCGGAAGCGTGCTCATGACCACGGACAATCCTTTGCTGACCTGCTGGATCGCCGCCATGGTCTGCTTTCATCTGGCCGTGGACAAGGGCTGGCGGGCGGCCTTCGTTCTGCTGGCTGTTTTCCTGGCCGTGGGGATCACGGCCAAATACACCATGCTCCTTTTCATTCCCCTGGCGCTGGGGGCCGGATGGTGGATCGGAAGAAAGCAGGAATTACCGGACGGCTTCCGACCCCGGCTCGGAAAAGCCCTGGGCGCCGGCGGGCTCGCGGGTTTTCTGCCCATCGCCGTCTGGAACGCGGGCAACGGCTGGGCGGGCATCAAGCATGTCCTCTACCGGGGCGGCATGGCCGGAGAAAAAGCCCGCGTCCTGTTCGATCCGGAAAATTTCTTTGAATATCTGGGCGGCCAGCTGGGCGTCATCACTCCGTGGTGGCTGGCATTTCTTCTGCTTGGGGCGTGGCTGACGGGCCGGAAAATTTTCTCCGGCGCCACCGGGGAGTGTGGCCTTTCCCGAAGCACGGCCATCATCCTCACGGTTTTCTTCTGGCCCGTGTGGCTCTTTTTTCTTCTGTGGAGCCTGCACACCAAAATCGAGGCCAACTGGTCCGCCGCGGCCTATCCTGCGGGAATGATCTTGGCCGGACTGGCCGTGGAGCGGTTCATGGCCAGAAACGCCGGACGCAGGCGCGTCTTCGTGTGGCCCGCTCTGGGCGTGCTGGTCTTTCTCGGCCTGCATCTGCCGGGATACATTCCGTGGGACGGCCCCAAAAACCCCGTACATCGCCTGCTGGGCTGGGAAGAGCTGGGCTCCGCCGTGGCGAAAATGCAGGAGGAGCTGGGCGGACCGGCTTTCGCCCTGAGCGACGAGTACGGCGTCACGGCCGAACTTTCCTTTTACGTGCCGGGACAGAAACGGGCCTTCTGCGCGGCCGGAAGCCGCAAAATGAACCAGTACGACTTCTGGTCCGGCCCGGGCGCGGAACAAACCAATGCGGTTCTCGTGATCAAAGGCAGAAAACCCACTGTACCGGACTCGGTGCGAAGCATGTTCGCCAGCGTCGGAGAACCCGTCATGCTGACCACAACCCAAGGGCCTCGCCAGGGGCAGACTTTTCTCCTTTTCCCCTGCCGGGGGTACACCGGCCAATGGGCCAGGCAGGAAGGAAAAACTTTTTAG
- a CDS encoding lipoate--protein ligase, producing the protein MRFIHNTSTDPAFNLAAEEWLLRHTETDIFMLWRNAPAVIVGRNQNTSAEIDEDFARQRGIRVIRRLTGGGAVFHDLGNVNFTFIQLGQRSSLDFHRFTLPILEALRALGIDCRFEGRNDLVIDGRKFSGNAQTIEKDRVLHHGTLLFSAEMADLSGVLKVNQAKYADKAVKSVRKRVTNISSHLKEPLSVEDFIAHVMRHVAAGIPGFRQDISSGEEADISALADAKYRTWEWNFGASPAYAFTRVTRTAGGVVEVHLDVSRGIIAEARIFGDFFGVRPVEELERQLAGCAHERKAIEDRLGRVHIGDYISGVEPRDVLHCFF; encoded by the coding sequence ATGCGCTTCATCCATAATACCAGCACGGATCCGGCCTTTAATCTGGCCGCCGAGGAATGGCTCCTGCGCCATACAGAGACCGATATTTTCATGCTCTGGCGCAATGCCCCGGCCGTCATCGTGGGACGCAATCAGAACACATCCGCCGAAATCGACGAGGACTTCGCCCGCCAGCGCGGTATCAGGGTCATCCGCCGCCTGACCGGAGGCGGAGCCGTCTTCCACGATCTGGGCAATGTCAACTTCACTTTCATCCAGCTCGGACAGCGCAGCAGCCTGGATTTCCACCGCTTCACCCTGCCCATTCTGGAAGCCCTGCGTGCTCTTGGTATAGACTGCCGGTTCGAGGGGCGGAACGATCTGGTCATCGACGGGCGGAAATTTTCGGGCAATGCCCAGACCATCGAGAAGGACCGGGTTCTGCACCACGGCACGCTCCTCTTCTCGGCGGAAATGGCCGACCTGTCCGGCGTGCTCAAGGTCAATCAGGCCAAGTATGCGGACAAGGCCGTAAAAAGCGTCCGGAAACGGGTCACGAACATCTCCAGTCACCTGAAAGAGCCTCTCTCTGTGGAGGATTTCATCGCCCACGTCATGCGGCATGTCGCAGCGGGCATTCCCGGCTTCCGGCAGGATATCTCTTCCGGCGAGGAGGCGGACATCTCCGCCCTGGCGGATGCCAAATACCGCACCTGGGAATGGAATTTCGGCGCATCCCCGGCCTACGCCTTCACCCGCGTCACGCGCACCGCGGGCGGCGTGGTGGAGGTGCATCTGGACGTCTCGCGGGGAATCATCGCCGAGGCCAGAATCTTCGGCGATTTTTTCGGCGTGCGGCCCGTGGAGGAACTCGAACGGCAGCTGGCCGGATGCGCGCATGAACGAAAGGCCATTGAAGACCGCCTCGGACGTGTGCACATCGGAGACTACATAAGCGGCGTGGAACCGCGGGACGTGCTGCATTGCTTCTTCTGA
- a CDS encoding chemotaxis protein CheX translates to MDPALAKPFIKATQDVLSAMAALNITADTPYLKKDRKGAGDVSAVIGITGDKSGSFSISFDRKTAIHLTRQMLGDAIEDIVQDVQDAVGEITNMISGQARVGLVDMGLKLQGSTPSVIMGDGHTITHMVSAPVMAIPFSCEAGTFTLEFCFA, encoded by the coding sequence ATGGATCCCGCACTGGCCAAACCGTTCATCAAAGCGACGCAGGACGTTCTTTCCGCCATGGCCGCCCTGAACATCACGGCGGATACGCCATACCTCAAAAAAGACAGAAAGGGCGCGGGAGACGTGTCCGCCGTGATCGGCATCACGGGGGATAAAAGCGGCTCGTTTTCCATTTCCTTCGACCGCAAGACTGCCATCCACCTCACCAGGCAGATGCTCGGCGACGCCATCGAAGACATTGTGCAGGATGTTCAGGACGCGGTAGGTGAAATCACCAACATGATCTCGGGGCAGGCCAGAGTGGGTCTTGTGGACATGGGCCTGAAGCTTCAGGGCTCCACGCCGTCGGTCATCATGGGGGACGGGCATACCATCACCCATATGGTTTCAGCCCCGGTCATGGCCATTCCCTTTTCCTGCGAAGCCGGGACCTTCACCCTCGAATTCTGTTTCGCCTGA
- a CDS encoding 4Fe-4S binding protein codes for MLDMTATIVRNFLARPHTRLYPAEVREIFENVRGNLEIEIEECIMCGMCQRKCPSECITVDKAGKTWTVDPYACVYCAICVDNCPVGCLHMDRHYRKPVQMKEMNRQLQLKGPEKKKKSKE; via the coding sequence ATGCTTGATATGACTGCGACCATTGTGAGGAATTTTCTGGCCAGACCCCATACCCGGCTCTACCCTGCAGAGGTCCGGGAAATCTTCGAGAACGTCCGGGGAAACCTGGAAATCGAGATCGAAGAATGCATCATGTGCGGCATGTGTCAGAGAAAATGCCCCTCGGAATGCATCACCGTGGACAAGGCGGGCAAGACATGGACGGTGGACCCGTATGCCTGTGTTTACTGTGCCATTTGCGTGGACAACTGCCCGGTGGGCTGCCTGCACATGGACAGACATTACCGCAAACCGGTCCAGATGAAGGAAATGAACCGGCAGCTCCAGCTGAAAGGGCCGGAGAAGAAAAAGAAGAGCAAGGAATGA
- a CDS encoding nickel-dependent hydrogenase large subunit — MMATIVPFGPQHPVLPEPLHLRLVLQDEIVTEALPTLGYVHRGLETLVTLKDVDQMVQVVERVCGICSCIHAHNYCMCIEDLLGVEVPPRADFLRIIWSELHRMHSHLLWLGLLADAFGMESLFMHCWRIRERVLDVMEATAGNRVIMSVNRVGGTRRDMSDDQLRWVLQVADELEQELDRIKPVLTNDYTVKKRTVGKGVLTRDQAYELGAAGPQLRGSGVAQDIRMTGYGGYKYVDFEPVVETDGDSYARTLVRFREIYQAIDIIRQLVSKIPRGDIWAKPKGRPEGEIVRRTEQPRGELMYYVKASGGKFLDRVRIRTPTFANVPPLLAMLPGCEMADVPVIVLSIDPCISCTER; from the coding sequence ATCATGGCGACCATCGTCCCCTTCGGACCTCAGCATCCGGTCCTGCCCGAACCATTGCATCTGCGGCTGGTGCTGCAGGACGAGATCGTCACGGAAGCGCTGCCGACCCTTGGCTATGTGCATCGCGGCCTGGAGACGCTGGTGACCCTCAAGGACGTGGACCAGATGGTCCAGGTGGTGGAGCGCGTCTGCGGCATCTGCAGCTGTATTCACGCGCACAACTACTGCATGTGCATTGAAGATCTGCTGGGCGTGGAAGTGCCGCCCCGGGCTGATTTTCTGCGGATCATCTGGTCGGAGCTGCACCGCATGCATTCCCATCTACTCTGGCTTGGGCTGCTGGCCGACGCTTTCGGCATGGAGAGCCTGTTCATGCATTGCTGGCGCATTCGCGAGCGGGTGCTGGACGTGATGGAGGCCACCGCCGGCAACCGGGTGATCATGTCCGTGAACCGCGTGGGCGGCACGCGTCGGGACATGAGCGACGACCAGCTGCGCTGGGTATTGCAGGTGGCCGATGAACTGGAACAGGAGCTGGACAGAATCAAGCCGGTGCTGACCAACGATTATACGGTCAAGAAGCGCACCGTGGGCAAGGGTGTGCTGACCCGGGACCAGGCTTACGAGCTGGGGGCCGCCGGGCCGCAGCTGCGGGGCTCCGGCGTGGCTCAGGACATCCGTATGACCGGGTACGGCGGCTACAAGTATGTGGATTTCGAACCCGTGGTGGAAACGGATGGTGACAGCTACGCGCGCACGCTGGTGCGTTTCCGTGAAATCTACCAGGCCATCGACATCATCCGCCAGCTGGTTTCAAAAATTCCCCGGGGAGATATCTGGGCCAAGCCCAAGGGCAGGCCCGAAGGTGAAATCGTCCGCCGCACGGAGCAGCCGCGTGGGGAACTCATGTACTATGTGAAGGCCAGCGGCGGAAAATTTCTGGACCGGGTACGCATCCGCACCCCCACATTCGCCAATGTGCCGCCGCTTCTGGCCATGCTGCCCGGGTGCGAGATGGCCGACGTGCCGGTCATCGTCCTGTCCATCGATCCGTGCATCAGCTGCACCGAGCGCTAA